The segment AACGTCTTATAACGCGTTAATATGCATATAGACAAAAAATGCCGCACCTGACGGTGCGGCATTTGATCTATCGATTAATAGCGTCTGATCGTTCATTATCAGTCACTTATCTAATGCAAAATAGATTACTGCTTAGCGGTTTCCACTGCTTTCTTAGTGGTCTCTTCCGCCATTTTTTGGCTCTCTTGCATAAAGTTTTGGCTAATAGCGGTGACTTTTTCAGAGTCGCCTTTCATGCGCTCCATTAGGTCAGACGCTGTTTTTTGCTGACTTTCCATCGCTTTTTTGAAGCTGTCGGCATCTTTAACGTCTAACCATGTGCGTGCCTGAGCAATTGCCATGTCAGAGTATGAACGTGCTGCATCCATTTGCGCGCTGACGACCTGCTGATAGTAGTCAAGCGCTGCCAAGGTATAAGAACGCATTGGCGATACAAAGACAGACTCAAACTGCTGGGTAGATTTCTCTGCGGCCTTGTTCATCACATAATCTCCTTAAGTGAGCTAGCGATTCGACACGCATCGATGAGCGGTCGATGATCAGGCGGTTGCCTTTACTAACAACAAAGCTAGCAGTGCTTTTTGTGCAGCGCAACATGATTTTTTCATAACATTGCGACTAGCCACCGACAACAACAACCCCATCAACCAACCAGTGACTACTTAGCGATTGCCAAACAAGTATTTACGTGCATGCTCATCCATTTCGCCCCCCGCCTGCGGGTTGACATCTTCGATCAAAGAATAAGCTTTTCGGACAGCAGGGCGTTGCGCTATTTCATCAAACCATCGTTCTAAGTCAGGAAACTCTTCTAACGTTTGGCGCTGCTTCTCCCATGGCACAATCCATGGATAAATCGCCATATCTGCAATGGAGTAACGATCGCCGCCCACGTAATGCTGCTGGGATAAGCGTTGATCTAGCACACTATACAGGCGATGCGTCTCGCGAACGTAACGTCCGATAGCGTATTCGATTTTATGCGGCGCATATTGACAAAAATGGTGGTTCTGACCCGCCATCGGCCCCAACCCGCCCACTTGCCAATGAAGCCATTGCAGCACGACATAACGCTCACGCCCCTCTGTGGGCAGATACTGTCCGCACTTATCAGCCAGATATTCCAAAATAGCCCCTGACTCAAACAGTGCCAGGGGCTGACCACCGTCTTGAGGCGCATGATCAACAATGACAGGAATACGATTATTCGGCGCAATGGTTAAGAACTCGGGGTCAAACTGCTCACCACGCCCTATGTTGATAGGTGTTACCCGATAAAGAAGCTTAGCTTCTTCAAGCATGATGGAGATTTTATGGCCATTGGGAGTTGTCCAGTAATACAGGTCAATCATTGCCATCTCCTCTCATACATACGGCATAAGCCGCTTGTATGGCTTTCTTCGTACATACGATGGATACAGGCGGCATTATTGCCGCCTGACACATTATAGATCACGAATAGTGACGGCCTTACCCGCGACCGCCTCGTGCACCTCCAGCATACGCTTAAACCACTCATCAACAGGATCATTAGCGTCAACTAATGACTCAAGTGACACTGTATATGCCCACATCATGCTGCCAAATAGTAGGTAATCGGCTCCACTAGGTACTTCGCCATCTAAATATGGGCTACTCCGAAGCTGATCACGCACAGGGGCCAACAGCTGTTTCAACTGTGCTCGGCCCTGCTCTGGGTTATTGACGTCTTCTAACGACATACCAAAACGGGCTTCGCGAGTCTCTCGGAAGTAGGCGCGATCATCAGGATGGATGGCCGCTAATAAATCTAGTGCAACCGTTCGAAAAAGTGCCGGGGTAACGCTACGCTCAATATAGAGCTTAAAAAAGTGGACTCGCTGATAGCTTACCCCCTCTCCCAATACTGGATTGGCAGGGTAAGCCTTATCTAAGTAGCGCATGATCTCGAAGCTATCAGTGACAACAGTGTCACCATCGGTTAACACCGGCACTTTGTCGTAGTCGGCAAAGGCAAGTGACTCTTTATCGAGAAAACGCCAAGGAACCGTTTTATATTCCAAACCTTTGTGTGCCAGTGCCATACGAACGCGCCAGCAATAGGGAGAAAAGCGTAAGCGTTCATCACGCCCACATAAGTCATAAAGGGTTATTGCCACTGTGACGGCCTCCTTGTTGTTAAGAAACATGGTTAAAACCAAACACACGCTGACAACAATGGGCTCAAGCCACCAAGGACGCAAGTAACCAGATTCGCTTGTGCTGAACGTTCTCCCAGGGTCGTCGTATCACCTGAGTAAACGGGCAGCTTTTTCTTAGTTCACTTGCTCTGTACTTCCTTTTCAGATGGAAACTGCACTGTCTATTAGTCTAATGGTTTGCTGGCACTCCTTCTTGATCATGAAGGCTCAAAAACAAATAAAAACAAATCGTTAAATTTAAAAAAGTGGTTCAAGACCTACACATACAACCACCCACAATTGGTAAGACCAATTATCCAATATAGCCATTTTTTCTACCTAACCGTATCTTTCGCACTGACCCGACCAGCATTGCCACGACCGCTGGCATCTGCCGAGCACATCAAATCAATAACAAGGGGCCATTCCTAACATGAATGAAACTACACTTGCACTTCTGGCATTTCTGCCGCTGTTGCTTGCCGGTATTTTGCTCATTGGTTTTAAAATACCCGCAAAAATAGCGATGCCGATTGTTTTCCTGACGGCGGCCATCATTGGTCTGACCGCTTGGGACATGTCGTTTAGCCGCGTTGCTGCGTCTACCATACAAGGGCTAATTCAAACAGCAGGCCTTTTATGGATTATCTTTGGCGCTATTCTGCTGCTGAATACGCTTAAACATTCTGGCGGCATCACTGCAATTCGTAACGGTTTTTCAGGCATTAGCCCTGACCGTCGCGTTCAAGCGCTAATTGTTGCTTGGTTATTCGGCTGCTTTATTGAAGGAGCTTCAGGCTTTGGTACGCCCGCTGCAGTCGCTGCTCCGCTCATGGTAGCGCTTGGCTTCCCTGCGCTGGCGGCGGTTGTTGTCGGCATGATGATTCAGTCCACACCGGTTTCTTTTGGTGCCGTCGGCACACCTGTTGTTGTGGGTGTGGGTAGCGGGCTTGATCGCGCAGGCATCACTGCCCAGTTGGAAGCTAACGGCTCTACATGGGACGTATTTTTCCAGCAAGTCACTAGCTCTGTGGCCATCACGCACGGCATCGTAGGCATTTTAATGCCTTTGATCCTGGTATTGATTATGGTGCGCTTCTTCGGTGCTAACCGTTCCTGGAAAGAAGGCCTATCCATTGCGCCCTTTGCGATCTTTACTGGCATTTCATTTGTCGTGCCTTACATGCTGGTCGGCGTTTTCTTAGGCCCAGAATTCCCGTCTATGATTGGCGCTATGGTGGGCTTAGCGATTGTTGTACCCGCTGCTCGCAAAGGCTTCTTGCTGCCGAAAGATACTTGGGACTTCCCTGAATCAACTTCATGGCCAGACGAGTGGATCGGTAACCTGCAAATCAAGCTGGATGACGTCGCTGGCAAAGCGCCAATGTCAACCTTCAAGGGCTGGATTCCTTACGTTTTACTCGCCGTATTCTTGGTTGCTTCACGCATCGTGGAACCGCTAAAAGACGCGTTGACCTCCGTTAACTTGAGCTGGAACAACATTTTAGGTGAGGCCGGTGTTAGCGGTGGCGTGCAGCCACTTTATTTGCCTGGCGGCATTATTATCGCGGTAGTCATCGTCACCTACTTCTTGCACCGCATGAACCCGCAGAAAATCAGCGCTGCTGTGTCTGAATCCACTAAAACCATCTTTGGTGCTGGCTTTGTCTTGATCTTCACCGTTCCGATGGTGCGCATCCTGATTAACTCTGGCGTGAATGGTGCGGACCTTGTGTCAATGCCCGTTATGATGGCCCAAGCGGTAGCTAACAGTGTGGGCGGTATTTATCCCTTCTTTGCACCTGCGGTCGGGGCGATGGGTGCCTTTATTGCCGGTTCAAATACCGTTTCTAACCTGATGCTAGCGGAATTTCAGTTTAGCGTTGCCGAAACACTTGGGTTGTCTACGGCGATGATGGTAGCCCTGCAAGCCGTTGGTGCAGCAGCAGGTAACATGATTGCGATTCACAACGTCGTCGCCGCATCAGCGACGGTTGGCCTACTGGGCCGCGAAGGCACAACGATTCGTAAAACAATTATTCCCACAATCTACTATCTGATCTTTACTGGGATCATTGCCCTTATTGCTTTCTATGTGATTGGCATTACCGATCCACTGATGTGACGGGTAAACGTTAATCAAGAGTGAGCCATCTCTGCTGGGTAGCCTATGGGCTACCCAGCAGCCTCTGCACATGAGGTTACTCCCCATCAACCCAAGCAGAAACATTGTATCACTGGGATGCCATTAAAATTTTCACTCTATGCAAAAGTTTTTCAGCGTCAGATTGGTTATTTATGGAAAGCTTTTCCATAAAGTGATTAGATACTTTTCTGCTCTCCTCACCCACAGGAGCTAACATGAACATTCTTTTCGATGAACGCCTCGACGGCGAATTCATTCACCGCGATAAAGCAGACGTATTGGAAGATCTGCAAAACGCAGTGCCGTCTTTGACACTGCTTCACCGTGAAGAGGACTTGCACCCCTTTGAATGCGACGGCCTTGCCGCTTATCGCATCTTGCCGATGCTGGTTGCATTACCCGAGACTCTGGAACAGGTAGAAGGCCTTTTAAAGCGCTGCCATGCTTTGGGTGTTCCAGTCGTTACTCGCGGCGCAGGCACGGGACTTTCGGGGGGGGCTTTACCGCTTGAACGCGGCGTCCTGCTAGTGATGTCTCGCTTCAACACGATTATTAGTGTTGACCCAGATGCTCGTCTTGCACGTGTACAGCCAGGCGTGCGGAAC is part of the Halomonas sp. GT genome and harbors:
- a CDS encoding phasin family protein, translating into MNKAAEKSTQQFESVFVSPMRSYTLAALDYYQQVVSAQMDAARSYSDMAIAQARTWLDVKDADSFKKAMESQQKTASDLMERMKGDSEKVTAISQNFMQESQKMAEETTKKAVETAKQ
- a CDS encoding L-lactate permease, yielding MNETTLALLAFLPLLLAGILLIGFKIPAKIAMPIVFLTAAIIGLTAWDMSFSRVAASTIQGLIQTAGLLWIIFGAILLLNTLKHSGGITAIRNGFSGISPDRRVQALIVAWLFGCFIEGASGFGTPAAVAAPLMVALGFPALAAVVVGMMIQSTPVSFGAVGTPVVVGVGSGLDRAGITAQLEANGSTWDVFFQQVTSSVAITHGIVGILMPLILVLIMVRFFGANRSWKEGLSIAPFAIFTGISFVVPYMLVGVFLGPEFPSMIGAMVGLAIVVPAARKGFLLPKDTWDFPESTSWPDEWIGNLQIKLDDVAGKAPMSTFKGWIPYVLLAVFLVASRIVEPLKDALTSVNLSWNNILGEAGVSGGVQPLYLPGGIIIAVVIVTYFLHRMNPQKISAAVSESTKTIFGAGFVLIFTVPMVRILINSGVNGADLVSMPVMMAQAVANSVGGIYPFFAPAVGAMGAFIAGSNTVSNLMLAEFQFSVAETLGLSTAMMVALQAVGAAAGNMIAIHNVVAASATVGLLGREGTTIRKTIIPTIYYLIFTGIIALIAFYVIGITDPLM
- a CDS encoding glutathione S-transferase family protein; this translates as MAITLYDLCGRDERLRFSPYCWRVRMALAHKGLEYKTVPWRFLDKESLAFADYDKVPVLTDGDTVVTDSFEIMRYLDKAYPANPVLGEGVSYQRVHFFKLYIERSVTPALFRTVALDLLAAIHPDDRAYFRETREARFGMSLEDVNNPEQGRAQLKQLLAPVRDQLRSSPYLDGEVPSGADYLLFGSMMWAYTVSLESLVDANDPVDEWFKRMLEVHEAVAGKAVTIRDL
- a CDS encoding glutathione binding-like protein codes for the protein MIDLYYWTTPNGHKISIMLEEAKLLYRVTPINIGRGEQFDPEFLTIAPNNRIPVIVDHAPQDGGQPLALFESGAILEYLADKCGQYLPTEGRERYVVLQWLHWQVGGLGPMAGQNHHFCQYAPHKIEYAIGRYVRETHRLYSVLDQRLSQQHYVGGDRYSIADMAIYPWIVPWEKQRQTLEEFPDLERWFDEIAQRPAVRKAYSLIEDVNPQAGGEMDEHARKYLFGNR